The DNA region AGGTCTGACAGCTGGTACAACGTCAGCGAGGTGAGGGGTGGCAACGACTGGAGCTGGAGGTACGAGTCTGGGGACTGGCGCGTCTACTTCATCTCCACTCCGACACTTGCCAGAGGGCTTTACGTGGACTTCGCGTGGAGCTGTACCAACACGTCTATGATCGTCTACACATTGACAGACAGCGGGTTCTTTGCAGGTTATTTATGGAACCAGGGTGTCAGCTACCACCAGTATCTAGGCTCCGGGATATTTACATGGACAAGCACCGGTGGCCAGGCTAGGATTGTGGCTCTCCCCTCCGCATCTTTCGCAGTGCCCATAAGCGTAAGCGGATTTGCCCACACAACTATGTCAGCCTCTTACCCCATCCGCGAGAGTAGGAGTTTTATCATTCTGGCGCGGACTTCGCTATACGGCGGCTGTGGCACCAGCGAGCCGATCAAGGGTGTGGTCAAGCCGTTTATAGAGGGTAGAGATGCGCCGGTTTTAGCCACCACGTCGCCGTTTATAAGAGTTGCGCTTAGCAAGCCGCCCATAGACTACGACTTCGCCGTCAAGTTCGCTTCTGTACTCGGCGGTGGGTTCGTAGTACCTATGGCAACGATCAGCGGCGATTTAACCTTTAACATGTACTTCATAAGGACCCCGTTGTTTGTAGACTACGTCGCATTGCTCTACTCATCCAGATACGCGACGTGGTATAGGACTGGTGGGAATAACTTTGGCGGATATCCGTGGTACGCCGTTGAGGGGGTGTCTGTAATTAGCTAATTTTTTCTACTAGCTTCTCGGTTTCTAAGATTTTTTTCCATGCCTTTAGTAAAACTGCCCTAATTTCGTCACGGGATACTAGCCGCAGTACCTCTTCTCTGGCGGCCCATATGTATGAGTCGTGTTCTTTTGAGAGTTTTACTTCTTTCTCGCGGCTGCGGGCTAGGAAGTATACCACCTCCCTGTATACAGTACGTCCCTTTTTTGAGTATTTGTAGCGTATCTCCTCCTTGAAGGATGGGATCAGCTCCACTTTTAGGCCAGTCTCTTCCAGTATTTCCCTTATGGCGGCGGCCTCGTCTGTCTCGTAGAGGTGGACAAGGCCGTGTGGGAAGTCCCAGCCAAATCTGCCGTGTAGCAACAAGTAGAATACGTCTCCTCTCTCTACTATGTACACTACCGCCCCAGCGGAGCGCTCATAAAACCTCACAACAAGTCTATCATGCGTGTTAATATTTTTTTACTATATCCTTAAACCATACGGGCAGAAATACTCAATTCCAAGGTCTTTGTACAGGGTGGAAATTGCGCCGTACATCACTATTGGCTTTCCAAGCTCTTTGGCTTTTTTCACAAGCTCCACCACGTTGGTGAGGTGCAGAGCCCCAGGTGTTATCAATACTACACGTGCTTTTTCTATCCAGTTTTCTGGCTCCGATAGGTCTACGAGGTCGTAGGGGATGAGTCTCCCCTCGACGTCTGCCACTGCGCCGTTTGTTAGAGAGAATAGCTCTCCTGCTACTCTGCTATTAAACCCTACTAGAAGGATGGGGCCACCGTATCTAGCTAGCAAGTAACCCACAAGCTTCTTGACGCATGTATCTGACTTCTTCTCGCTACAAACCTCTACTCTTCTTAGACCTTTTTCTCTTTGTCTTTTCAATACTTCGAGACATGTCCGTAGACTGGGGCTTCTCTCCGCCTCTTCAAGACTGTAGAGTCCCGGTGCCGTTTTTTTGTCTACTGGTACGTCTGCGCAGATGTCTCCAAGACAACATCTTGCAAGTGCTTGACCATCGCATAGATCAACGCCGTACTCTCTTAGTATCGCAACAGACAACACGTCCCTAAGGCGAGATGTAGTTATAAACCTTGACGCTGTGTCTTGAGATACGGCTTTGCGCGTTTGTCGAAAATCAAAATTTAAACTTTAGCAATAACGTAATACAATGGAAATTTTGAAGTACGACTTACTAATCATTGGATCCGGAATAGCGGGTTTGCGTGCGGCCACAGCAGCCGCATGGGCCAGCGGGGGGAAAATATCCATTGCAATTTTGTCCAAAATCCAGGCGATGCGTAGTCACAGCCTCTCGGCGGAGGGCGGTATGTCGGCTGTACTTTACCCAGAAAAGACAAACGATTCTTTAGAGTTGCACGCCTATGACACAGTTAAGGGTAGTGATTTCTTGGCAGATCAAGACGCCGTGCAGGTTCTGGTAGAATACGCGCCGAAAGAGGTTAGATATCTAGAAAGAATTGGTGTCCCCTGGACGAGAGAGCCTGATGGGAGAATTGCACAGAGGCCCTTCGGAGGGATGTCTATCCCTAGGACTACTTTCGCAGCCGACAAGACAGGCTTCTTTATTATGTCAACGCTTTTCTCTGAGACCCGGAGATTTGACAATATACATGTCTACCACGAGCACTTTGTGACGAAGTTTATTATTGAAAATGGCGAGTTTAGGGGGGTCACCGCCTACGATCTAAAGAGGGGGGAGTTTAAATTCTTCTACGCCAAGGCTGGCATAATAGCGACGGGCGGAGCCGGAAGGCTGTACCGCTTCACCACCACGGCGCACTCCACTACTGGAGAGACACTGGCCTACGCCCTGAGAGAGGGAATAGCCATTAAGGACATGGAGTTCGTTCAGTGGCACCCCACGGCACTTGTGCCCAGTGGTATTTTAGTCAGCGAGGCGGCAAGGGGGGAGGGCGGCTATCTAATAAACAAAGACGGCGAGCGGTTTATGAAAAAATATGCGCCACAGAAAATGGAGCTGGCCCCAAGGGACATTGTGTCCCGTGCTATCCTCACCGAGTGCATGGAGGGGAGGGGATTTCAGCACGAATCTGGAATGTGCTACGTGGGGCTAGATCTTAGACACTTGGGAGAGGAGAAGATTAACAAAAGGATTCCGTTCATACGGGAGCTGGCACATAAATACGCCGGCATAGACGCCTTGTCTGAGCCCATACCTGTGAGGCCGGCGGTCCACTACACAATGGGTGGGATACACACGGATACTTGGGGACGTGTGCTCACCGCAGACGGCAAATGGGTGAGGGGGCTGTGGGCGGCCGGCGAGGCGGCGGCTGTCAGTGTCCACGGAGCGAATAGGCTTGGTTCCAACTCTCTGAGCGAGTGTTCTGTGTGGGGGAGACTCACCGGTGAACAAGCCGCTAAGTACGTCCTAGAGCAACCGCCGCTCTCCTCGCCGGATGGTAAAGTTGTGGAGATAGCCAAGAAGGAGGAGGCCCGGGTGTTTGACAAGCTCCTACACAAGGAGGTGAACGCGCCTATGCCCTACGAAGTTAAAAGACAGCTAAACGACATAATGGAGGAGCACTTTGGACCTTTTAGACACGGCTCGGCAATGGCAGAAGGACTTGCCAAACTTAAGAAGCTAAGAGACATCTCCTCCTACCGGGTTGTAGACAGTAGTAAGGTCTACAATCAGAATTTAAAAGATGCACTAGAGGTGGATGGCATGATCAACTTGGCTCTGGTAATAGGCGTAGGCGCATATGCCCGCACGGAGTCTAGGGGCGCCCATTATAGGCTTGACTATCCAAAGAGAGACGACGTCAACTGGCTTAGACATACTGTGGCGTATCTATACGGCGGGGAGATAAAGCTGACGTACACTCCAGTAACTATTACCAAGTGGCAACCAGAAGAGAGAAAGTATTGATATGAAGTCTCTAGTCGTAAAGGTAAAGAGATTCGACGGCTCTAAGACTTGGTGGCAGGAATACAAAGTAGATATTTCATCAGAGAAAATTTCAGTTCTAGACGTCTTGATAAAGATAAAGGAGGAACAAGACCCGACCTTGGCTGTGAGATACAGTTGCCGCATGGCGATCTGCGGTTCTTGCGGCATGGTTATAAACGGAATACCGCGGCTCGCCTGTCAAACCTTGATATCTGAGCTTGGTGACTCCAAAATTATAGTTGAGCCTATGTGGAATCACAAAGTAATAAAAGACTTAGTGGTAGACCTAGAGCCAGATTTTGAAAAAGTAAAGGCAGTAAAGCCGTACATTATCTGTGATACTAAGGAGATATATGAAAAAGACGTCGAGTTTGGTCAAAGACCCGAGGAGCTTGAGAAGTACTACAACTTCGCCTATTGTATCCAATGTGGCCTATGCATGGCGGCATGCCCAGTGGTGGCTTCACATGAGAGATTTTTGGGACCCATGGCGCTGAACGCGGCATATAGATGGAGCGCTGACAGCAGAGATCAAGGGTGGAAAGAGAGAGCAAAGATTATTGATAGGGAAGAGGGCGTCTGGTCGTGCCACCTCGCCTATACGTGTAGCGCCGTGTGCCCCCGCGGTGTTGACCCCGGCTTCTCAATACAGCTATTAAAGGCCGCTCTTATAAGGCGGACAAAGAAACCTTAAGCTAGAAACGAAGAAATAGATTAATAGACACGGCACAATTAGAAATATGAAATCAGGAAAAGGCATAGGTGAGTGGTTTAGATATGTTAACTATGAAAGAGCATTCTTTACAGTGCAACGCCTTAGCGGAATATACCTAGTCCTTTACCTCTTTGGAAGAGTTTTTTCAGATGCATTACTGGGTTGGAGTTATACTGAAAGCTTTGACTCCACCCTGCTCGGCAGATTGTTGGGAGCGCTCTTTTTTGTATTTATAGCCTTTCATGGGCTTAATGGTCTTAGAATTGCGCTGATAGAATTTGGGATAATAAAAGGCTGGCCAATAAGAGATCCCATAAAACCGCTCCCCGCCCTCAGAACGTCGACACTTCACAAGCTCTACATAGCATTCATGATAATTGTAGGAATAGTGGCCGCAATATACATGCCGTATCTTACATTTTTCGGACAAAGCTTTCACATTACGGGACCATGAGAGAGAGCACTATTAGGCTTGTCTTTCTTCTAGCAGCGCTCTGGGTCCTCTTTGCCATACCTGTACTTTTTGTAACTGTGCTACCACTTAGTGTAGTAATGATAACAAATCCAATCACCATATACCCCCACGGATTTGCTCAGATAAATTACAATCTTAGGTACGTCGAAGCCGCCATAGCCACGGGGTGGGTGATACATGGTGGTCTGGGCGTGAGAAGAATACTGGCAGAGTTCGTTAAGACAGAACGTGGGGTGAAGTTGCTTAATCTTTTTACCGTATTGCTAATTGCCGTGGTCTGGATCTCGGCGCTCTACGCACTTTTTAGATAGTCAGATTTGGTGTCTTTCGTCACGGTTCAGAAATACCAGCCAACATCACACCTCTTAAAAAGGGTGGCTAATATAAAAACTGTTTAGTGAAAGGTACTACAACTATATAATTTGGGACCTCTTGCCTGTTGAGTGCCGTTGCGTGTATAACAAAAGAAGCGACTCAGGGGAAGCCGTGAGGAAGGGGATGTGGAATCGGTCGCTTTGTAGTCTTTTTACTAGTCAACTCTCGGGGCAATAGTAGCTGCGAAAGATCCTGTGGTGAATTCATAGCTGAGTCTCAGCGGCTTGCCTGAGGCTAGCTCTACCTTCACACGTTTTGAAAGACTTTTCATTTTTCTGCTTATATCTCTGAGCATTTCTACACTGTACTTAGCAGAGACGGGGCTGTCGGCAGATATGCTAAATACCGAATCACTATCATGCGTAAGCTCTGCCTCTGCGGCTTTTCCCCCCTCGCCTACTCCTCTAAACGTCACAGAGTCCGGCCCTACTCTGATCTCTATCCAGTCGGAGACCTCCTCCACCATGGCTACAACGTCGTCAAATACGTCTGTGTCCATTTCAAAACTGGCATCAAAACTCAGCGGTAGCTCAGGAACCTCCTCTTCAACGGCCTGGACTATGGGAAACGAGAAACGCCTAACTAGCCCAACATCTTTTCCCTTCTTGGGATATACATAGAGAGAGAAGCGGTTCCTATCCTTATCTACTCCTATTTCCAGCTTCTCAGTGGCGCCAATACGTTTCAACACGTCTTTTAACGTCGTAAAGATTATGCCGACCTTAGTTTCCTCCTCAATGCTGTAATCTTCTAGTGCAGTGGCGTGGAACATTAACTCGAAAAGCGCGGTCTTAGTAGGATCCAGCGCCTTTAAACTTATGCCCTCATGAGAAAAATTCAAGACCGCCTCAGGAAGAGCTCCTATAAGCACTTCAAAGACATACCGAGGCTCCTTCCCCTTAGGAAACAATGCTCTAACACTCATGGATCCAATTACCGCATGTGATTAAATAATTTATAGTGACTAAGGTGTATTAGTCGCCAGGCTCACTTCTCGGAAAGAAGCACCGACACTGCAGCACGCGCCTCTGAGTACTCACTCCCTAAGCTGGCCACTAGCCGCTTGTAGATGTCGAAATAAGATACGCGCTCCGCTTCAGCTATCTTTGTGGCGACACTTAGTAAATAGGAAGGGGTACAGAGAACTCGGTACTTCTCCCCTCTCCAGATTACGGTACAAAAAGACGACACTTGGTTTTGGACATTTGTCCCAATTATTGATTTCACGTATGTTTACCTCACTGGGGGGTTCTCTGAAACTAATTCATTTTAAGCCTCCATTTAGTGTTGCACCTGTTGCCACCGAAGCAAAAACCAAGATACTCCACAACACCTTCCCTCCTCAGGCGGGCTAGCACGGCGGTGACTGAGCTCCTCTTCACGCCCAGTATTTCAGCTATTTCCTTGCTAGTTAGCTCTCCGCGTTCTCTTAGCAGGTTTATAATCAATTCCGCCAGCCCCCGAGAGGAGTCGCCCATGTAAGCTGTTGCGCGTTGATATTTATTACTTTCGCGTTAATTTTTAAAATACATTAGATCGACAAGTGCAGGCCGATGAGCAAGGTCAGAGATCCCGACACATGAAGACCGGCCTTATACCGAGGCTAATACTCTCAGCGCCGCGTTGGCTGCAACAGAGAACTTAGACAGTTCTCTGAAAATTTTGCGCACCCTCTTAACAACCAGCGGCGGGGGAGCCCTGTCCGGCTCCTCGTTGTACCACACATAGCATCTCCCTAGCCAGCATATTTGCAAATAATAGAGTACGCCTTCTTCGATATCGTATTCCGCCTCTGCCTCAAATAGGCCTCTTTTAACAAAGATGTACTCCCCTATCACTGCCTCGCCTTTCTTTATGTAAGTCTTCTTTATCAGTAGCATCCCTCTCCGTATTAACAGGGCTAACTCCTCTGACACGTATACGTCGTAGCTGTAAGCTATATTTCCAGCAAACAAGCTGGTGAATTACCAGAATATAACAAAATGGTGCCGATCACCCTCTGAGGCGATGCCTTGTCGGAACTAGGCTTATATAAGTCTGCGCCTTTTTCGCTCAGACGTGATGAAGACGGGATTTTTAGAGCGGTGACAGGCAGAACCCAGCTGACTGGCTACAGAGTTGGCAAGTAGGTGACTGGGACAAGGCGTTCTCTTATTTGTCCCTTCACGATGATGCCTACCTTTGGCACAATTTCTACCTCATACACGCCCGGATGTACTGCGCTCCAGCGCATTTTCCTTATGAACATCACTCGTTTGAACTGCCCATCTGCGGTCTTGCCGATTCCCATTATAAAAACGCCTGTGGCTAAGAACTCCTCAACGCCGTATCTGCTGATGGCACCAGAGCCCGATGGGATTTCAGTTGTGATTATGTTAGTAGTCCCTATCTCTCTCTCGATACTCATAACCAGAACCCTGATGTACTCCCTTAAAACTTGGACATCCTTGTCCAGTGAGACAAGCGGCGCGATGGGATCTATCACGAGCCTCTGCGCGTTTAGAGCCGCCACGTACTCCCTTATGGATGCCACAAGAGACTTCGCAATTGCTGTCGGGTCCTTTTCGCGGATCCGCTCAACTATATCCATCTCGGGCACCAGAACCTCTATCAGCCCTCTTGCTCTTAGATCTTCTATATCCCAGCCAAAGCGTCTGGCGCCCTCCACAAACTGCTCATACGTCTCATCAACGGATATGTATATACCGGGCTCCCCGTACTTGAGCGCGCCCTGAATAAGAAAAGTGAGAGCAGTCAACGTCTTGGCGGTTCCAGTCTCCCCAGAGATTAGGTACGTCCTGCCCCTTATGAAACCGCCTCCCAACACGCTGTCTAGCCCCTCGATCCCCGTGGGGATAGTCTCGTAGTATAGGTGATATTCAGCCACAATGCTAGATACCGGTTACCTATATATACTCTTCTATTTAAATACTCTTACCCCAGTACCTGTGGAGCTGGTGAGTGAGCGCATAAAGAACATCGGCAAGTTACGCGTCTACATGCTTGTCGAGTCCACTGCGCCGGATCTGAGCAAGGAGATCAGCGACTTTATGTCAGAGGCCCTCGCAAAGCCAATTGAGGTAAAAACAGGCAACGTAAACATAGCCCTCACCTTCCTCTGGAGTTTAGTCAACCGCGTAGCTAAGCACCTCGAAGACGCCGGCGAGGAGGTTCTAGACATAGAATTCAGCCGGGGCCGGACAGTAATCGTGACAAAGCGCGGATATGTCATCAACATCGTGGTAAGACAGAGACAAAACCAATACGTAGCGGAAATAGAGGGCGTAGTCGACGTAGAGGAGTCCCCATTCAAAGTCGAAGACTTCTAGCCTGGACGATTGACGCTCCCATCAGCTCGCCTAGCTCCGCCACTACCTTGCCCCTCAGTCTTATTGCGACATCCCGTTTGTAGCCCGACACCCTTAACCGCACCCCCACAGCACAGATGCCAATCTACTAGGGAGTTGGTATCTGAGATAGGATTGTGGGCCTACTTAACCCCGACTTCTAGGAACTCTCTTGCCGTCTCCGAGCACCCAGAACTCTCCGTCGCTTCTCTTTTCTAACTTGAAAATCGGTACCTCATGCTTTACACGCTCCAACGCGTCTCTAGCAACTCTAAATGCGATTTCGCGTGTTATAGCAGAGACAAATACGTATATGGTGTGGTCGCCGGGTTTCAGCGAGCCGACCATATGATATATTCTCGCGTCGAGCACCCCCTCCTGGCGCCTTGCCCACTCTTCTATTTCAAGTAGTTTTGATGTGGCGTGTGGTTCATATGCCTCATATTCGAGAGTCTCTACTGTGGCTTGGTCAACTCTTCCCTTTACGTACCCCAC from Pyrobaculum arsenaticum DSM 13514 includes:
- a CDS encoding DNA polymerase sliding clamp, whose protein sequence is MSVRALFPKGKEPRYVFEVLIGALPEAVLNFSHEGISLKALDPTKTALFELMFHATALEDYSIEEETKVGIIFTTLKDVLKRIGATEKLEIGVDKDRNRFSLYVYPKKGKDVGLVRRFSFPIVQAVEEEVPELPLSFDASFEMDTDVFDDVVAMVEEVSDWIEIRVGPDSVTFRGVGEGGKAAEAELTHDSDSVFSISADSPVSAKYSVEMLRDISRKMKSLSKRVKVELASGKPLRLSYEFTTGSFAATIAPRVD
- a CDS encoding succinate dehydrogenase/fumarate reductase flavoprotein subunit; its protein translation is MEILKYDLLIIGSGIAGLRAATAAAWASGGKISIAILSKIQAMRSHSLSAEGGMSAVLYPEKTNDSLELHAYDTVKGSDFLADQDAVQVLVEYAPKEVRYLERIGVPWTREPDGRIAQRPFGGMSIPRTTFAADKTGFFIMSTLFSETRRFDNIHVYHEHFVTKFIIENGEFRGVTAYDLKRGEFKFFYAKAGIIATGGAGRLYRFTTTAHSTTGETLAYALREGIAIKDMEFVQWHPTALVPSGILVSEAARGEGGYLINKDGERFMKKYAPQKMELAPRDIVSRAILTECMEGRGFQHESGMCYVGLDLRHLGEEKINKRIPFIRELAHKYAGIDALSEPIPVRPAVHYTMGGIHTDTWGRVLTADGKWVRGLWAAGEAAAVSVHGANRLGSNSLSECSVWGRLTGEQAAKYVLEQPPLSSPDGKVVEIAKKEEARVFDKLLHKEVNAPMPYEVKRQLNDIMEEHFGPFRHGSAMAEGLAKLKKLRDISSYRVVDSSKVYNQNLKDALEVDGMINLALVIGVGAYARTESRGAHYRLDYPKRDDVNWLRHTVAYLYGGEIKLTYTPVTITKWQPEERKY
- a CDS encoding ATPase domain-containing protein; this encodes MAEYHLYYETIPTGIEGLDSVLGGGFIRGRTYLISGETGTAKTLTALTFLIQGALKYGEPGIYISVDETYEQFVEGARRFGWDIEDLRARGLIEVLVPEMDIVERIREKDPTAIAKSLVASIREYVAALNAQRLVIDPIAPLVSLDKDVQVLREYIRVLVMSIEREIGTTNIITTEIPSGSGAISRYGVEEFLATGVFIMGIGKTADGQFKRVMFIRKMRWSAVHPGVYEVEIVPKVGIIVKGQIRERLVPVTYLPTL
- a CDS encoding winged helix-turn-helix transcriptional regulator, yielding MGDSSRGLAELIINLLRERGELTSKEIAEILGVKRSSVTAVLARLRREGVVEYLGFCFGGNRCNTKWRLKMN
- a CDS encoding bis(5'-nucleosyl)-tetraphosphatase, which produces MRFYERSAGAVVYIVERGDVFYLLLHGRFGWDFPHGLVHLYETDEAAAIREILEETGLKVELIPSFKEEIRYKYSKKGRTVYREVVYFLARSREKEVKLSKEHDSYIWAAREEVLRLVSRDEIRAVLLKAWKKILETEKLVEKIS
- a CDS encoding molybdenum cofactor biosynthesis protein; the encoded protein is MKIRVKYFSALRDITGKTSEDLEMPDGSTLGDLINWFFKQYPKAQAFKEELLVLVNGKSLDWSYVLNGGDEVAIMPPVSGGGGVINTQLDLNKELADIIHKTAHQGAGGVVIFVGYVKGRVDQATVETLEYEAYEPHATSKLLEIEEWARRQEGVLDARIYHMVGSLKPGDHTIYVFVSAITREIAFRVARDALERVKHEVPIFKLEKRSDGEFWVLGDGKRVPRSRG
- a CDS encoding succinate dehydrogenase, whose product is MKSGKGIGEWFRYVNYERAFFTVQRLSGIYLVLYLFGRVFSDALLGWSYTESFDSTLLGRLLGALFFVFIAFHGLNGLRIALIEFGIIKGWPIRDPIKPLPALRTSTLHKLYIAFMIIVGIVAAIYMPYLTFFGQSFHITGP
- a CDS encoding succinate dehydrogenase iron-sulfur subunit, coding for MKSLVVKVKRFDGSKTWWQEYKVDISSEKISVLDVLIKIKEEQDPTLAVRYSCRMAICGSCGMVINGIPRLACQTLISELGDSKIIVEPMWNHKVIKDLVVDLEPDFEKVKAVKPYIICDTKEIYEKDVEFGQRPEELEKYYNFAYCIQCGLCMAACPVVASHERFLGPMALNAAYRWSADSRDQGWKERAKIIDREEGVWSCHLAYTCSAVCPRGVDPGFSIQLLKAALIRRTKKP